Proteins found in one Borrelia hispanica CRI genomic segment:
- a CDS encoding variable large family protein: MKSTENRVVALTGNATSGTTPLEFAKGETSVHLANASDAKAAAVSGGIALRSLVKDGKLASGAQDGQAGGDKEVQKVGITAVNKLLGAVEEIVKKTVKSVLEKVKEEVDKARDPKAVGK, encoded by the coding sequence GTGAAATCTACAGAAAATAGGGTTGTGGCTTTGACAGGTAATGCAACTTCAGGTACAACTCCATTGGAATTTGCAAAAGGAGAAACATCGGTTCACTTAGCAAATGCTTCAGATGCAAAAGCAGCAGCAGTATCAGGAGGAATAGCATTACGTTCATTGGTTAAAGACGGTAAATTGGCATCAGGAGCTCAAGATGGACAAGCAGGAGGAGATAAAGAAGTACAAAAAGTAGGGATAACCGCAGTAAATAAGTTATTGGGAGCAGTAGAGGAAATAGTGAAGAAGACAGTAAAGAGTGTTTTGGAGAAAGTAAAGGAAGAAGTAGATAAGGCAAGAGATCCAAAAGCAGTAGGTAAGTAG
- a CDS encoding variable large family protein: MLFAELPTAALTAPADTLGFTAKVGTKKEDVGKYFNSLGEKIGTSSAELEEATNKVTSDIAKGGASKNPIREIVNSAKGVLDTLKGYLESLGQVGDANLVGKAVTNNKGVTVDDNSIKKALKALQEIVKVAKGENISEPRSGSTAVKLGDEDNKEGVKILSTNEASEAGSVSKAVLILS; encoded by the coding sequence ATCTTATTTGCTGAACTTCCAACGGCTGCTTTAACTGCTCCGGCAGATACATTAGGATTTACAGCTAAAGTAGGTACAAAAAAGGAAGATGTAGGGAAGTATTTTAACAGTCTAGGAGAAAAGATAGGTACATCATCAGCAGAATTAGAAGAGGCAACAAACAAAGTAACATCAGATATTGCTAAAGGTGGTGCATCAAAAAATCCAATTAGAGAAATAGTTAATTCAGCTAAGGGAGTTTTAGATACGTTAAAAGGATATTTAGAGTCATTAGGGCAGGTAGGTGATGCTAATCTAGTAGGTAAGGCGGTAACTAATAATAAAGGAGTAACAGTAGATGACAATTCAATAAAGAAAGCCCTTAAAGCATTGCAAGAAATAGTAAAAGTAGCAAAAGGAGAAAATATTTCAGAACCAAGATCGGGAAGTACAGCAGTAAAGTTAGGTGATGAGGATAATAAGGAAGGAGTTAAGATATTGTCTACAAATGAGGCTTCGGAAGCAGGAAGTGTATCTAAAGCAGTGTTAATACTATCATAA